Proteins encoded by one window of Desulfovibrio ferrophilus:
- a CDS encoding putative quinol monooxygenase, whose translation MPEGITVTVSYLFRPGMEIIGRQELEEFSAANRTSDGCKSIAIHRDLKNAASYMTVSKWESLDHFMKLLNEPHIKSYADKSKKLLVEPFKVQIWEEIINE comes from the coding sequence ATGCCGGAAGGAATCACCGTCACTGTCAGCTATCTGTTCCGCCCGGGAATGGAGATTATCGGCAGGCAGGAACTGGAAGAATTTAGCGCCGCCAACCGAACCTCTGACGGGTGCAAGAGTATCGCCATTCATCGAGACCTCAAAAATGCAGCCAGCTACATGACTGTCTCCAAGTGGGAAAGTCTGGACCACTTCATGAAGCTGCTGAATGAACCACACATCAAGAGCTATGCCGACAAAAGCAAAAAACTTCTGGTCGAGCCATTCAAGGTCCAGATCTGGGAAGAAATAATCAACGAATAA